One genomic window of Oleomonas cavernae includes the following:
- a CDS encoding type II toxin-antitoxin system Phd/YefM family antitoxin, with the protein MRTVNIHEAKTHLSRLIEQAARGESFVIAKAGKPMVKVMAIDAPEARAMKRVGFLAGEIAVPDDFDQMGRDEIEQLFDGQA; encoded by the coding sequence ATGCGGACGGTCAACATCCACGAGGCGAAAACCCATCTTTCGCGCCTGATCGAACAGGCGGCGAGGGGCGAGTCATTTGTCATCGCCAAAGCGGGCAAACCCATGGTGAAGGTCATGGCGATCGACGCGCCGGAGGCCCGCGCGATGAAACGGGTGGGCTTCCTGGCCGGCGAGATTGCCGTTCCCGACGATTTCGACCAGATGGGTCGCGATGAAATCGAGCAATTGTTCGACGGTCAGGCATGA
- a CDS encoding type II toxin-antitoxin system VapC family toxin, whose translation MKLLFDTQLLLWAAGQPDKLSDAARELIEAPQTEPMFSAASLWEIVIKHGLGRSDFRVEPHQFRRGLLDNGYLELAVDGRHALALMDLPPLHKDPFDRILLAQAIAEGIPLVTADAVLAAYPGPVQRV comes from the coding sequence ATGAAACTGCTGTTCGACACCCAGTTGCTGCTATGGGCGGCCGGGCAGCCGGACAAGCTTTCCGATGCGGCCCGAGAACTGATCGAAGCCCCCCAGACCGAACCCATGTTCAGTGCCGCCAGCCTGTGGGAGATCGTCATCAAGCATGGTTTGGGGCGGTCGGATTTCCGGGTCGAGCCACATCAATTCCGTCGCGGCCTGCTCGACAACGGCTACCTCGAACTTGCCGTGGACGGTCGGCACGCCTTGGCGTTGATGGATCTGCCGCCCCTGCACAAGGACCCGTTCGATCGCATCCTGCTCGCCCAGGCGATTGCCGAAGGGATCCCTCTCGTCACAGCCGACGCGGTGCTGGCGGCCTATCCGGGGCCGGTGCAGCGGGTCTGA